One part of the Methanobacterium petrolearium genome encodes these proteins:
- the pstA gene encoding phosphate ABC transporter permease PstA translates to MVIHRIIPPKNAQSIMNVVFWFSGILTVVILLVIIGYILFNGLPVITPEFLLSSPTNAGREGGIFPMIVSTFYVTFIAVAVAAPLGVLSAIYLAEYSGKNRIVRAIRFGSQTLASIPSIVFGLFGLAFFVVFLQMGFCVLSGGLTLAFMALPTILSTSEISIQAVPQSYREGSLAIGATKWQTTYKVVLPAAMPGIITGIILGMARAIEETAAILYTVGSATLIPISVFDPARPLPLHLYYLATEGLSMENAYGTAAVLVILILVITIVTNYLVDRYIKKMMGR, encoded by the coding sequence ATGGTAATACATAGGATCATACCTCCCAAAAATGCCCAGAGTATCATGAATGTTGTATTCTGGTTTTCAGGAATTTTAACTGTCGTGATATTGCTGGTTATCATAGGTTATATATTATTTAATGGGTTACCTGTTATAACTCCTGAATTCTTGCTTAGTTCTCCAACAAATGCAGGAAGAGAGGGAGGAATATTTCCTATGATTGTTTCAACTTTTTATGTAACTTTCATTGCAGTTGCTGTTGCAGCTCCATTAGGCGTGCTTTCTGCTATTTATCTGGCAGAATACTCTGGTAAAAACAGAATAGTGCGGGCCATTCGTTTCGGATCCCAAACTCTGGCATCCATTCCTTCAATTGTCTTTGGTTTGTTTGGTCTAGCATTTTTTGTGGTATTCCTTCAAATGGGCTTCTGTGTTCTCTCAGGAGGGTTAACACTAGCTTTCATGGCCCTTCCCACTATACTGAGCACATCTGAAATATCTATACAAGCGGTACCCCAATCTTACAGAGAAGGTAGTCTGGCTATAGGAGCCACTAAATGGCAGACCACATATAAAGTGGTGTTACCAGCTGCCATGCCAGGGATAATTACAGGAATAATACTGGGAATGGCCAGGGCCATTGAAGAAACAGCAGCCATTTTATACACTGTTGGGTCTGCTACTCTTATACCCATATCTGTTTTTGATCCTGCTAGGCCTTTACCACTTCATTTGTATTACCTGGCTACAGAAGGACTTTCCATGGAGAATGCTTATGGTACTGCCGCAGTACTGGTGATACTAATCTTAGTAATAACCATAGTAACAAACTACCTAGTTGATAGATACATCAAGAAAATGATGGGGAGATAA
- the pstB gene encoding phosphate ABC transporter ATP-binding protein PstB yields the protein MEYRIETNELNVYFGESHILKDISIKMPTNEVTALIGPSGCGKSTFIRTINRMNDLIPTFRKEGTVLLDGEDIYDPKMDVVDLRMRVGMVFQKPNPFPKSIFDNVAYGLGIQGINDKHVLRERVEQSLKGAALWEEVHDKLEHSALGLSGGQQQRLCIARTIAVEPEVILMDEPCSALDPISTTKIEDLIHKLKKDYTIIIVTHNMQQATRVSKNTAFFLHGEIVESGLTEKIFIEPEDKRTEDYITGRFG from the coding sequence ATGGAATATAGGATTGAAACAAATGAATTGAATGTTTACTTTGGAGAATCACATATTCTTAAAGATATTTCAATTAAAATGCCAACCAACGAGGTCACCGCGCTTATAGGTCCTTCTGGTTGTGGAAAATCAACGTTCATACGAACCATTAACAGAATGAATGATTTGATACCCACTTTCCGCAAAGAGGGAACCGTCCTTCTGGATGGTGAAGATATTTATGATCCTAAAATGGATGTGGTTGACCTCCGGATGAGGGTGGGCATGGTTTTCCAGAAACCAAACCCTTTCCCAAAGTCCATTTTTGATAACGTGGCCTATGGTTTAGGTATTCAGGGAATCAATGATAAACATGTACTTAGGGAAAGAGTGGAACAGAGTCTTAAGGGAGCTGCACTATGGGAGGAGGTCCATGATAAACTGGAACATTCGGCATTGGGGTTATCTGGGGGTCAGCAGCAACGTCTTTGTATAGCACGTACCATCGCAGTGGAGCCTGAAGTAATCCTTATGGACGAACCATGCAGTGCACTGGACCCCATATCTACTACTAAGATAGAGGACCTAATCCATAAGTTGAAAAAGGATTATACAATTATTATTGTAACCCACAACATGCAGCAAGCCACCAGGGTATCTAAAAACACAGCATTTTTCCTCCATGGAGAAATTGTTGAAAGTGGACTCACTGAAAAAATCTTCATTGAACCGGAAGATAAAAGAACTGAGGATTACATAACCGGTAGATTTGGTTAA